In Balaenoptera musculus isolate JJ_BM4_2016_0621 chromosome 19, mBalMus1.pri.v3, whole genome shotgun sequence, one genomic interval encodes:
- the PPP6R1 gene encoding serine/threonine-protein phosphatase 6 regulatory subunit 1 isoform X2, protein MFWKFDLHTSSHLDTLLEREDLSLPELLDEEDVLQECKVVNRKLLDFLLQPPHLQAMVAWVTQEPPASGEERLRYKYPSVACEILTSDVPQINDALGADESLLHRLYGFLQSSGRLNPLLASFFSKVMGVLINRKTDQLVSFLRKKDDFVDLLLQHIGTSAIMDLLLRLLTCVERPQLRQDVVNWLNEEKIVQRLIEQIHPSKDDNQHSNASQSLCDIIRLSREQVIQVQDSPEPDQLLATLEKQETIEQLLSNMLEGEQSQSVIVSGIQVLLTLLELRRPRSESVIVNNFFSSVDGQLELLAQGTLDSAVYSVGTLHALRPRLSCFHQLLLEPPELEPLRTTWGSLAPPLGNTRLHVVKLLASALSASDAALTQELLALDVPNTLLDLFFHYVFNNFLHAQVEVCVSTMLSSGPPSNSSSDTPAQNPVVKHLLQQCRLVERILTSWEENDRVQSAGGPRKGYMGHLTRVANALAQNSEKGPNAEQLGQLLKELPEQQRERWEVFVSGPLAETNKKNTVDLVNTHHLHSSSDDEDDRLKEFNFPEEAVLQQAFMDFQMQRMTSAFIDHFGFNDEEFGEQEESVNAPFDKTANITFSLNADDDNPNANLLEICYKDRIQQFDDEEEDEEEGQGSGGSDGEDGAWQGGQLARGARLGQPPGVRSGGSTDSEEDEDDEEDEDDEDGDRRVARGRAGPTSHPSPGPQPPDPSWTATFDPVPVDAPTGPQACREKELHSGPPAPQEPRSGPPDLPAPSPAGPAAPSTLQLRLLLLPPRSQDPIPSSAPQEATDGSQVAEPSAPCQALVSAGDLQATLRGTHPAPSSSDSATRDPATSVPAPRAHQPHQTTEGVKSPESLGLPRSQSALALEPLPMPNGSAPGGPASPGSQ, encoded by the exons ATGTTTTGGAAGTTTGACCTGCACACGAGCTCGCACCTCGACACGCTGCTGGAGCGGGAGGACCTGAGCCTGCCCGAGCTGTTGGACGAGGAGGACGTGCTGCAGGAGTGCAAGGTCGTCAACCGAAAGCTGCTGGACTTCCTGCTGCAGCCGCCACACCTGCAGGCCATGGTGGCCTGGGTCACCCAGGAGCCGCCGGCCAGCGGCGAGGAGCGGCTGCGCTACAA GTACCCCAGCGTGGCCTGCGAGATCCTGACGTCGGACGTGCCCCAGATCAACGACGCGCTGGGTGCAGACGAGTCCCTCCTGCACCGGCTTTACGGCTTCCTGCAGAGCAGTGGTAGACTCAACCCGCTGCTGGCCAGCTTCTTCAGCAAGGTCATGGGCGTCCTCATCAACCGCAAGACCGACCAG CTCGTGTCCTTCCTGCGGAAGAAGGACGATTTTGTGGACCTGCTGCTGCAGCACATCGGCACCTCGGCCATCATGGACCTCCTGCTGCGCCTCCTCACCTGCGTGGAGCGGCCGCAGCTGAGGCAGGACGTGGTCAAC TGGCTCAATGAGGAGAAGATTGTCCAACGGCTCATTGAGCAGATCCACCCATCGAAGGACGACAAT caacaTTCCAACGCATCCCAGTCCCTGTGCGACATCATCCGCCTGAGCCGGGAGCAGGTGATCCAAGTGCAGGACAGCCCGGAGCCTGACCAGCTGTTGGCCACCCTGGAGAA GCAGGAGACGATCGAGCAGCTCCTGAGCAACATGTTGGAGGGGGAGCAGAGCCAGTCCGTCATCGTGAGCGGGATCCAGGTGCTACTGACGCTGCTGGAGCTCAGGAGGCCCAG GTCCGAGTCTGTGATTGTGAACAACTTCTTCAGCAGCGTGGATGGGCAGCTGGAGCTCCTGGCCCAGGGAACCCTGGACAGCGCCGTGTACAGCGTGGGGACCCTGCATGCCCTGCGCCCACGGCTCAGCTGCTTCCACCAACTCCTGCTGGAGCCGCCCGAG CTGGAGCCGCTGCGCACGACATGGGGCAGCCTGGCCCCGCCGCTGGGCAACACGCGGTTGCACGTGGTCAAGCTGCTGGCCAGCGCCCTGAGCGCCAGTGATGCGGCCCTGACCCAGGAGCTCCTGGCGCTGGACGTGCCCAACACCCTTCTG GACCTCTTCTTCCACTACGTGTTCAACAATTTCTTGCACGCCCAAGTGGAGGTGTGTGTGAGCACGATGCTGAGCTCCGGGCCCCCTTCCAACAGCAGCTCTGACACACCCGCCCAGAACCCTGTCGTGAAACAC CTGCTGCAGCAGTGCCGCCTGGTGGAGCGCATCCTGACCTCTTGGGAGGAGAACGACCGCGTGCA GTCCGCAGGGGGCCCTCGCAAAGGCTACATGGGCCACTTGACAAGGGTGGCCAACGCCCTGGCGCAGAACTCGGAGAAGGGGCCCAACGCCGAGCAGCTGGGGCAGCTGCTGAAGG AGCTGCCAGAGCAGCAGCGGGAGCGGTGGGAGGTGTTCGTGTCGGGACCCCTGGCGGAGACCAACAAGAAGAACACGGTGGACCTG GTGAACACCCACCACCTGCACTCCTCCAGCGATGACGAGGACGACAGGCTCAAGGAGTTCAACTTCCCGGAGGAGGCGGTGCTGCAGCAg GCCTTCATGGACTTCCAGATGCAGCGCATGACCTCAGCCTTCATCGACCACTTTGGCTTCAATGACGAGGAGTTTGGGGAGCAGGAGGAGAGCGTGAA CGCGCCTTTCGACAAGACGGCCAACATCACCTTCTCCCTCAACGCCGACGACGACAAC ccCAACGCCAACCTGCTTGAGATATGCTACAAGGACCGGATCCAGCAGTTCGATgacgaggaggaggacgaggaagaGGGCCAGGGTTCGGGGGGGTCTGATGGAGAGGATGGTGCCTGGCAGGGCGGCCAGCTGGCCAGGGGGGCCCGCCTGGGCCAGCCCCCGGGTGTGCG GAGCGGAGGCAGCACAGACAGCGAGGAGGACGAGGACGACGAGGAGGACGAGGACGACGAGGATGGTGACCGGCGGGTGGCCCGTGGCAGGGCTGGGCCCACCTctcaccccagccctggcccccagcctccAG ACCCCAGCTGGACAGCTACCTTTGACCCAGTGCCTGTGGATGCCCCGACCGGCCCCCAAGCCTGCAGGGAGAAGGAACTGCACTCTGGGCCCCCTGCCCCACAGGAGCCCCGCAGCGGGCCCCCGGACCTCCCTGCCCCGAGCCCAGCTGGCCCTGCGGCCCCCAGCACCCTGCAGCTCAG GCTCCTTCTCTTGCCTCCTAGGTCTCAGGATCCCATCCCTTCCTCAGCACCTCAGGAAGCCACAGACGGCAGCCAAGTAGCGGAGCCCTCGG CCCCCTGCCAGGCCTTGGTCAGTGCTGGGGACCTCCAGGCCACCCTCAGAGGGacacaccccgcccccagctcctCGGACAG TGCAACCAGAGACCCTGCTACCTCTGTCCCGGCCCCCAGGGCCCACCAGCCCCACCAGACCACGGAGGGGGTGAAGAGCCCAGAGTCCTTGGGGCTCCCCCGAAGCCAGAG TGCCCTGGCCCTCGAGCCACTTCCGATGCCCAATGGCTCTGCCCCAGGAGGGCCGGCGTCCCCGGGCTCCCA GTAA
- the PPP6R1 gene encoding serine/threonine-protein phosphatase 6 regulatory subunit 1 isoform X6, whose protein sequence is MFWKFDLHTSSHLDTLLEREDLSLPELLDEEDVLQECKVVNRKLLDFLLQPPHLQAMVAWVTQEPPASGEERLRYKYPSVACEILTSDVPQINDALGADESLLHRLYGFLQSSGRLNPLLASFFSKVMGVLINRKTDQLVSFLRKKDDFVDLLLQHIGTSAIMDLLLRLLTCVERPQLRQDVVNWLNEEKIVQRLIEQIHPSKDDNQHSNASQSLCDIIRLSREQVIQVQDSPEPDQLLATLEKQETIEQLLSNMLEGEQSQSVIVSGIQVLLTLLELRRPRSESVIVNNFFSSVDGQLELLAQGTLDSAVYSVGTLHALRPRLSCFHQLLLEPPELEPLRTTWGSLAPPLGNTRLHVVKLLASALSASDAALTQELLALDVPNTLLDLFFHYVFNNFLHAQVEVCVSTMLSSGPPSNSSSDTPAQNPVVKHLLQQCRLVERILTSWEENDRVQSAGGPRKGYMGHLTRVANALAQNSEKGPNAEQLGQLLKAELPEQQRERWEVFVSGPLAETNKKNTVDLVNTHHLHSSSDDEDDRLKEFNFPEEAVLQQAFMDFQMQRMTSAFIDHFGFNDEEFGEQEESVNAPFDKTANITFSLNADDDNPNANLLEICYKDRIQQFDDEEEDEEEGQGSGGSDGEDGAWQGGQLARGARLGQPPGVRSGGSTDSEEDEDDEEDEDDEDGDRRVARGRAGPTSHPSPGPQPPDPSWTATFDPVPVDAPTGPQACREKELHSGPPAPQEPRSGPPDLPAPSPAGPAAPSTLQLRLLLLPPRSQDPIPSSAPQEATDGSQVAEPSAPCQALVSAGDLQATLRGTHPAPSSSDSATRDPATSVPAPRAHQPHQTTEGVKSPESLGLPRSQR, encoded by the exons ATGTTTTGGAAGTTTGACCTGCACACGAGCTCGCACCTCGACACGCTGCTGGAGCGGGAGGACCTGAGCCTGCCCGAGCTGTTGGACGAGGAGGACGTGCTGCAGGAGTGCAAGGTCGTCAACCGAAAGCTGCTGGACTTCCTGCTGCAGCCGCCACACCTGCAGGCCATGGTGGCCTGGGTCACCCAGGAGCCGCCGGCCAGCGGCGAGGAGCGGCTGCGCTACAA GTACCCCAGCGTGGCCTGCGAGATCCTGACGTCGGACGTGCCCCAGATCAACGACGCGCTGGGTGCAGACGAGTCCCTCCTGCACCGGCTTTACGGCTTCCTGCAGAGCAGTGGTAGACTCAACCCGCTGCTGGCCAGCTTCTTCAGCAAGGTCATGGGCGTCCTCATCAACCGCAAGACCGACCAG CTCGTGTCCTTCCTGCGGAAGAAGGACGATTTTGTGGACCTGCTGCTGCAGCACATCGGCACCTCGGCCATCATGGACCTCCTGCTGCGCCTCCTCACCTGCGTGGAGCGGCCGCAGCTGAGGCAGGACGTGGTCAAC TGGCTCAATGAGGAGAAGATTGTCCAACGGCTCATTGAGCAGATCCACCCATCGAAGGACGACAAT caacaTTCCAACGCATCCCAGTCCCTGTGCGACATCATCCGCCTGAGCCGGGAGCAGGTGATCCAAGTGCAGGACAGCCCGGAGCCTGACCAGCTGTTGGCCACCCTGGAGAA GCAGGAGACGATCGAGCAGCTCCTGAGCAACATGTTGGAGGGGGAGCAGAGCCAGTCCGTCATCGTGAGCGGGATCCAGGTGCTACTGACGCTGCTGGAGCTCAGGAGGCCCAG GTCCGAGTCTGTGATTGTGAACAACTTCTTCAGCAGCGTGGATGGGCAGCTGGAGCTCCTGGCCCAGGGAACCCTGGACAGCGCCGTGTACAGCGTGGGGACCCTGCATGCCCTGCGCCCACGGCTCAGCTGCTTCCACCAACTCCTGCTGGAGCCGCCCGAG CTGGAGCCGCTGCGCACGACATGGGGCAGCCTGGCCCCGCCGCTGGGCAACACGCGGTTGCACGTGGTCAAGCTGCTGGCCAGCGCCCTGAGCGCCAGTGATGCGGCCCTGACCCAGGAGCTCCTGGCGCTGGACGTGCCCAACACCCTTCTG GACCTCTTCTTCCACTACGTGTTCAACAATTTCTTGCACGCCCAAGTGGAGGTGTGTGTGAGCACGATGCTGAGCTCCGGGCCCCCTTCCAACAGCAGCTCTGACACACCCGCCCAGAACCCTGTCGTGAAACAC CTGCTGCAGCAGTGCCGCCTGGTGGAGCGCATCCTGACCTCTTGGGAGGAGAACGACCGCGTGCA GTCCGCAGGGGGCCCTCGCAAAGGCTACATGGGCCACTTGACAAGGGTGGCCAACGCCCTGGCGCAGAACTCGGAGAAGGGGCCCAACGCCGAGCAGCTGGGGCAGCTGCTGAAGG cAGAGCTGCCAGAGCAGCAGCGGGAGCGGTGGGAGGTGTTCGTGTCGGGACCCCTGGCGGAGACCAACAAGAAGAACACGGTGGACCTG GTGAACACCCACCACCTGCACTCCTCCAGCGATGACGAGGACGACAGGCTCAAGGAGTTCAACTTCCCGGAGGAGGCGGTGCTGCAGCAg GCCTTCATGGACTTCCAGATGCAGCGCATGACCTCAGCCTTCATCGACCACTTTGGCTTCAATGACGAGGAGTTTGGGGAGCAGGAGGAGAGCGTGAA CGCGCCTTTCGACAAGACGGCCAACATCACCTTCTCCCTCAACGCCGACGACGACAAC ccCAACGCCAACCTGCTTGAGATATGCTACAAGGACCGGATCCAGCAGTTCGATgacgaggaggaggacgaggaagaGGGCCAGGGTTCGGGGGGGTCTGATGGAGAGGATGGTGCCTGGCAGGGCGGCCAGCTGGCCAGGGGGGCCCGCCTGGGCCAGCCCCCGGGTGTGCG GAGCGGAGGCAGCACAGACAGCGAGGAGGACGAGGACGACGAGGAGGACGAGGACGACGAGGATGGTGACCGGCGGGTGGCCCGTGGCAGGGCTGGGCCCACCTctcaccccagccctggcccccagcctccAG ACCCCAGCTGGACAGCTACCTTTGACCCAGTGCCTGTGGATGCCCCGACCGGCCCCCAAGCCTGCAGGGAGAAGGAACTGCACTCTGGGCCCCCTGCCCCACAGGAGCCCCGCAGCGGGCCCCCGGACCTCCCTGCCCCGAGCCCAGCTGGCCCTGCGGCCCCCAGCACCCTGCAGCTCAG GCTCCTTCTCTTGCCTCCTAGGTCTCAGGATCCCATCCCTTCCTCAGCACCTCAGGAAGCCACAGACGGCAGCCAAGTAGCGGAGCCCTCGG CCCCCTGCCAGGCCTTGGTCAGTGCTGGGGACCTCCAGGCCACCCTCAGAGGGacacaccccgcccccagctcctCGGACAG TGCAACCAGAGACCCTGCTACCTCTGTCCCGGCCCCCAGGGCCCACCAGCCCCACCAGACCACGGAGGGGGTGAAGAGCCCAGAGTCCTTGGGGCTCCCCCGAAGCCAGAG GTAA